Proteins from a single region of Mustela erminea isolate mMusErm1 chromosome X, mMusErm1.Pri, whole genome shotgun sequence:
- the LOC116582782 gene encoding ferritin heavy chain-like, which translates to MATPLLSQVRQNYHPDCEAAVNSQISLELYASYVYLSMAFYFDRDDVALKHFARFFMRRSRKETQHAEKLMELQNQRGGRLRLRDIKKPDRDDWEGGLKAMESALHLEKSVNQSLLDLHQLATDKNDAQLCDFLESHYLHEQVEAVKELGGYVTSLRKMGAPEAGLAEYLFDKLTLGDSDKKY; encoded by the coding sequence ATGGCCACCCCGCTGCTCTCCCAAGTGCGCCAGAACTACCACCCCGACTGCGAGGCCGCCGTCAACAGCCAGATCAGCCTGGAGCTCTACGCCTCCTACGTGTACCTGTCCATGGCCTTCTACTTCGACCGCGACGACGTGGCCTTGAAGCACTTCGCCCGCTTCTTCATGCGCCGGTCCCGCAAGGAGACCCAGCACGCCGAGAAGCTGATGGAGCTGCAGAACCAGCGCGGGGGCCGCCTCCGCCTCCGCGACATCAAGAAGCCGGACCGCGACGACTGGGAGGGCGGCCTGAAGGCCATGGAGAGCGCCCTGCACCTGGAGAAGAGCGTGAACCAGAGCCTGCTCGACCTGCACCAGCTGGCCACCGACAAGAACGACGCCCAGCTGTGCGACTTCCTGGAGAGCCACTACCTGCACGAGCAAGTCGAGGCCGTCAAAGAGCTGGGGGGCTATGTCACCAGCCTGCGCAAGATGGGGGCCCCCGAAGCCGGCCTGGCAGAGTACCTGTTTGACAAGCTCACCCTGGGCGACAGCGACAAAAAGTACTGA